The DNA segment CGGCATCCACGCCCACGAGAACCTCTCGCTCTCCGTCGCCAACAGCGTCACGGCGGTGGAGCACGGCGCCCGCCGGGTGGACGTGGCGCTGGCGGGCCAGGGCGCGGGGGCGGGCAACTGCCCCGCGGAGTCGCTCGTCGCGGTCGCGGATCTGATGGGCTGGGAGCACGGCTGCGACCTGTTCGCGCTGCAGGACGCGGCCGACGACATCGTCAGGCCGATGCGCAGCCGCCCGGTGCAGGTGGACCGGGAGACTCTGACCCTCGGGTACGCGGGCGTCTACTCCAGCTTCCTGCTGCACGCCGAACGCGCGGCCGGGCGGTACGGACTCGACACCCGGCAGATTCTCCTGGAGGCCGGCCGCCGCCAGCTGGTCGGCGGCCAGGAGGACCTGATCGTGGACATCGCACTGGACCTGGCCGCACGGCGCGGGTCCCTGACGGACGGGAGCGGCCAGTGACCGCGGACGAGACCACCACCGGCCCGGAGCCCCTCGGCACCGCCACCGTGGACGAGCTGGCGGCGCGGCTCGACGCGGCGCAGACGTCCCGGACCGGCACACCGAGCCTCGCCGACACCCACACCTTCGGCATCGACGACGCGTACGCGGTCCAGGGGGCGCTGCTGGCCCGCAGGCAGGCGCGCGGCGAGCTCATCACCGGGGTGAAGCTGGGCTTCACCAGCAAGGCCAAGATGGCCCAGATGGGCGTGTCGGACGTGATCGTCGGCAGGCTGACCGACGCGATGCGGATCGCCGACGGCGACGACGCGGCGCTGGCCCGCTTCATCCATCCGAAGGCCGAGCCCGAGGTCGCGTACCGGCTCTGCCGTGATGTGGACCTGGCCGACCCGCTGACGGACATCGAGACCTGTGTGGACGCGATGGCGCCCGCGATCGAGATCATCGACTCCCGGTACCAGGACTTCCGGTTCACCTACGGCGATGTGGTCGCGGACAACACATCGGCGGCCGGCTATGTGATCGGGCCCTGGCGCCCGTTCGGCGAAACGGCCAACCGCGCGGTCCTGCTGCGCACCGGCACGGCCGAGGTGACCGGCTCCACGGCCGCCATTCTCGGCGACCCCGTGCACGCGCTGCACGCGCTGCTCGGCATGTGCCGCCGCCGGAGCATCCCGCTGCGGGCCGGCCACGTCGTGCTCGCGGGCGCGGCGACGGCCGCGGTCCCGCTGGCGGCGGGCGTCACCACGTGCGACGTCGCCGGGCTCGGCTCCGTGTCGCTGAGGGGGGTCCGATGAGCGGCGCACAGGTGATCAGGGGGCGGGCCACCCCGCGCGGCCGGTTCCCGCACGTGAAGGTCGTCGGCGACGTCGTCTATGTGTCGGGCACCAGCTCGCGCAGGCCGGACAACACCTTCGTGGGCGCCGAGGCCGACGAGCTGGGCACCACCCGGCTGGACATCAGGGCGCAGACCCGTGCCGTGATCGAGAACATCCGGGCCA comes from the Streptomyces sp. NBC_01471 genome and includes:
- a CDS encoding 2-keto-4-pentenoate hydratase; this encodes MTADETTTGPEPLGTATVDELAARLDAAQTSRTGTPSLADTHTFGIDDAYAVQGALLARRQARGELITGVKLGFTSKAKMAQMGVSDVIVGRLTDAMRIADGDDAALARFIHPKAEPEVAYRLCRDVDLADPLTDIETCVDAMAPAIEIIDSRYQDFRFTYGDVVADNTSAAGYVIGPWRPFGETANRAVLLRTGTAEVTGSTAAILGDPVHALHALLGMCRRRSIPLRAGHVVLAGAATAAVPLAAGVTTCDVAGLGSVSLRGVR